From Treponema sp. OMZ 787:
GCGGTACTCCCCGCGGCGGGGCAGAATTTTAAAATCTTCGTCACCTGCCATTTTTGCAATCTTATCGGAGTAAAGTCCTGCCGCATTTATAACCAGCTTGGTTTTAAAACTCTTTTGTTCCGCCTTGCCTGATAAGGTTTTGATGACATAGGCTTGGTCTTCTCTTTCAATTGAGATGACCTCGTTTTCGGGGAGGAAGTCTACACCGTTAGAAACAGCGTTTTCCATAAAGGCCGCCGTCATGTCGAAGGGACAGATTACTCCGGCTGTTCCGCAGTAGAGAGCACCCAATGCCTCTTTTGAAACATTGGGTTCTTCTTTTAAAAGCCTTTCCCTATCCCAAAGCTCTAAGCCTTCAGCTCCGTTTTTTATGCCTCTTTCATAGAGGGCTGAAAGTTCTTTTTGTTCTTCTTCGTTAAAGGCGATTACAAGAGAGCCTAATTGTTTAAAGCGCAGATCCAATTTTTCTTTTAAGCTGCGCACTAAAAAATTACCTCTCACATTTAGCCTTGCCTTTAATGAGCCTTCCTTTGCGTCATAGCCCCCGTGGACGATTCCGCTGTTGGCCTTGCTTGTAGCGCAGCCGAATTCCAATTCTTTTTCGAGGACGGCGATTTTTAATTCGTATTTGGAAAGTTCCCGTGCAATGCAGGCTCCTACAACTCCTGCTCCGATTATTATTATGTCGTACATATCTTTTGATAATATCACTATTTTGAGGCTTAGTCTATATGAAAAAAATCAAATTTTATTCGGTATAGCATTGACTTTTTTTTTAGATTTTTATATAATCAAGACTCGTTTTATGGGCCATTAGCTCAGCTGGTAGAGCAACAGACTCTTAATCTGTGGGTCGCAGGTTCGAAGCCTGCATGGCTCATCTTAATTGAACCTCTAGGAACATTAGTTTTTAGAGGTTTTTTTATAACTTTTCATCCAAGATTTGCCAGTACCCGTTTTTGTCGGCCCCGATGCGCTTGATGATACCGGCTTTTTTTAGTTCCGAGATCTTTCGGCTTATGGTTGCCCTTGATTTTCCCAATTTTTCGGCAAGTTGTTCATATGATATTTCAGGATTTTCTTTTAAATATTTTAATATCATATTTACAGTCTCATTTACAGTCTCATTTACAGTCTCATTTACAGTTCCTTTTTTCCGGTTGTTTTTTATTGTTTTGACTATTATTTCAAGCATAAAATCTATAAAAATACCTGAATCGTTTTCATCCGTGCTTTTTTCAAGGGCCTTATAGTATGCCGCTTGATTTTTTAAAATCATGTTTTCAATGGAAAGGTGAATAAATATAGGATTCCAATCTGCAAGAATCCTCGAATGCCATAAGCGTCCCATCCTGCCGTTTCCATCTTCAAAAGGATGAATAAACTCAAACTCGTAATGGAAGACACAGCTTTTTATGAGAGGATGATAGTCGCTGGTTCTAAGCCAATCGAATAAATCACTCATTAAAAATGGAACACGATCTGCAGGAGGGGCTATGTGACTTATGCCGTTTTTTCCGGCTATACAGACTCCGCCTTTTCTAAAATGTCCCGGATTATCCAGAAGCCCCATAGTCAAAATTCCATGAGCTTTTAATAAGTCTTTTTCGTTATAAGGATCGAAAGACATACATTTTTCATAAACCTTAATTGCATTTTTTACTTCTTGAACTTCTCTTATGGGAGCAATAATATGTTTTCCCTCAATTAAAGCAGTAACCTGCTCTTCTGTTAATGTGTTACCCTCAATTGCAAGAGAACCCTGTATTGTTTTCATCCGGTTTATTTTACGCAGTCTTACACCATCTTCTTGTTCCAGTCTTATTTTAAAGCGTTCTATATCTGCGGATATTTGAGAAATCAAATTTATAGCTTTTGACGTAATTTTAAATGGGGGTTCGTAACTCATATTCTTTCATTATAAAAGATTTTTAAGATATAGTTAAGTAAGTAGTTTTAGCGGTAATTGTCTGTTAAGGCTTTAAGATATTTTTCAGTCAGACTAAAGGCTTCGTTAGTTAGAGTTTCAATCTTATCATCGGCTGTGTGCATGAGCTGCCATGTAAAAGGGATTATTTTTTCGAAAGGAGAACCTTGGGGCGGCTTTTGGTTTTTTATTACCATGTCCGTGAGTTCGCTCATAGCCGTTTTATTTTGAGTTTTGTTTTGGCTATTTAGTACTGAAGTTTTCTTTTGAGGGAGACTGCTCAAGGGATAACCTTCTTTTTCCTGCGGGAGATAACGCAAAAGAGTTGCGGCTTCTTCCCGCGGGAGAACGGTTATGACTTGGGCGCAAAGGCCGGCAGCAATAAAGCCGGCATTGTCGCTGTAAGCCGTCAGCATTGAAAGCCATTGATTCGGACAAGCCTTCTGTGCAAGGAGGCCGGCCCGCTTATGAAGCTCGTCGAGCCTTTTGGTTTTTTCTTTATCCCGTCCGAAAATGCCTGAACGGGAAAGGATTAGGGTATCGCCTCTTCCGCACATGTCGAATACAAAAATATCGTCTTCATCCATTTTAAGTTTTTTTAAACCCATTCCAAGTGTGTAAGCTCCTTGTTCTCGAAGACCGGCTGCTCCTGCTTCTTCACCGTCGGTAAAGATAATTTTTATGTTGTGGGTCTTTGTGTAAGCGCATAATTTTTTTGCAAAGTTCATGAGGATAAAACAAGAGGCAGAATTGTCGTTGGCTCCTTGGGTATTTGGAGCCCTGTCATAGTGAGCTACAAGGGTTTTCATCTTAAAATTCTTATCGTAAAACTGTGCAGGGTATTTTATGATGATGTGTTTTTTTTGTGCAAGGTTTACTATGCTGTGCGGAACCTTATTGGCGTTTAACCACTGCGATATAAAATCACAGCGGTTAAGGTCTTTTTTTAAAAAGGCTTTAAACAAATCGGAATTGAGCAAACTGTCTTCATTTTCCTGAATCATTTTTGTTAAAGCCTTTTATTCTTATTTTTTTAATTCTTCAAGAGCTTTTTCAAGTTCGTCTACAATCTTTGCAAAGTTATCACAGGCTGCTTGTACCGGAGCGGGACTTGCCATGTCAACACCTGCAAGTTTGAGCGACTCAATCGGATAGCGTGAGCCTCCCGATTTTAAGAACTTAAAGTAGTCTTCTCTTTCTTTGTCGCCGCCTGAGCAAACCCTTTCGGCGAGAGCCATTGAGGCGGAAATTCCTGTTGCATATTTGTAAACATAGAAGGCCCTGTAAAAGTGCGGAATCCTCATTCCTTCCAAGTCGCTTACATCTTCGAATACCATTTCGGGACCGAAGTAAAGTTCCAAAAGTTTTTTGTATTCACTTCGCAAGTTTTCGACTATAAGAGGTGTGCCGCTTTCGACAAGGGCGTGGGTAATCTTTTCGTACTCTGCAAACATGGTTTGTCTGTAGAGGGTTGCGAGGATATCCGATGCTCTGACGCTTAAAAGATAGGCTTTCATTTTCGGGTCGGTTGTATTTTTAATCATGTGCCTGAATAAGAGTTCTTCATTAAAGGTAGAGGCAACCTCGGCTTCAAAGATTGTGTAATGGTAGCATGGATAGGGATTGTTCCTGACCGAGTACCATGAGTGCATGGAGTGGCCGCCTTCGTGTACAAGGGTGAATAAGTCACGGATAACATCTTCTTTGTAGTTCATCAAGATATAGGGAACGCTGTCGTATCCGCCTGCCGAAAAGGCACCGGAGCGTTTGCCTTCATTTTCGTACTTGTCTACCCAGCCGTTTAAAAGACCGTCTCTGATTGTTTTAACATATTCTTCTCCAAGAGGTTTGAGGGCTTCAGTGATGATGTCGACGGCTTCATTATACGGAGTAACTTTTTTTACCTCGCTGACTAAGGGCATATAAACGTCATAGTGGCGGAGCTCTTTAACTCCCAGATGTTTTTTCAGCATACCATAGAATTTATGCAAGGGCTTTAAATTTTTGTGAATGGTGTCAACAAGGTTGTCATAAACAGCTGTAGGAACCTTGTCCACATAGAGGGATTTTTCTCTTGCAGAACCATAGCCTCTGATTTTTGCAAGGGCTACGTTTTGCTGAACCTGTCCTGTATACAAACTTGCGATTGTATTTTTATGAGCGCCGTATGTGCCGTAAAGCTGCTTATAGGCTTTTTCGCGCAAGGCCCTGTCCGGATTCTGCATAAACTTCGAATAGGAAGATTGAGTTAGTTTTACATCTCCTTCTTTTGTGGTGATTGTACCGAAGTCAAAATCTACGTTAGTTAAAACCGAAAAGGCCTGACTGGGCGTGCCGTGGGGCTCGCTTAAAAGGCTTAAGATCTTTTCTTCCTTGTCGGAAAGGGTGTGAGGCTTTAGGTGCAAGGTCTTTTCCAAGGAAACCTTAAAATCGGCAAAGTCCTTACCTGTGGGGCTTGAAGGATCAATCCATGAGCGGATCTTTTCTTCCGGGATTTCCATGATAGAGGGCATGAGCCAGCTGGTTGCAGCAGAAAGCTCCGTAACAGTCATCATGTATTTGCCTAAGCGTTTAATATTTTCGGGATCTCCCTCATTTGAGGATTTTTGTAAGAAGGCATAGTTCCCGACTTTTTCTGCAATTCTATCAACTCCTGTTGAAGCCTTGAGGCAGGCAAGCAGGGTTGCCGCATCGATTGTTTCAGGCTTGGAAAAGGCTTCCTTATATTTTAAGATTTCTTTTCCGCCTTCTGTAATAGAAGCAAGGGCTGCTTCCCATTCTTCTTCATTCTTAAAAAGTAATTCGATATTCCATTTATCGCTCTGGGCGATCTCGGAACGTTTAGGTGTAGTTGAGTTTTTCATATATATACTATACAACAATGAAGACAAATAGACAAGGGTCTTAATTTTTTAATTTTCAAAGGCAAGGCTTGATTCTATCTTCTTGTAAGTTTCTAATCTTTATAGTAGTATAACATTTCTGAATTTAGGAAGCATCGAATCTATGAAAGAGCAGCAAGAAGAAAATAAGGAATTTCTTACCACACAGATAATTACATACCTCGGCAATAAAAGAACTCTTATAGATAAAATAGAAGAAGAGGTAAAGCTTATATCTAAAAACTTAAACAAGGAAAAGCTTATCTGTGCGGATCTTTTTTCAGGTTCCGGCATAGTTGCCCGTATGTTAAAAAAATATGCTTCAAAGATAATCGTTAATGATTTGGAAAGTTATTCATATGTTATAAACTCATGTTATCTTACAAACAAAGAAGAATATCCTAAAAAACTTTGCGGTCAATTAAGAAAAGAAATAATCTCTTCTTGTTCAGATAAAAAAATCCCCGGAGTAATTACAGAAAACTACGCTCCCAAGAATGACAACAAAATCGAAAAAGGAGAAAGAGTTTTTTATACACATCAAAATGCTCTTTTAATCGATACCTATAGAAATCTTATCGATAAAATTATTCGAGAAGAAAATTTAAAAAGATTTTTTTTGGCACCCCTAATTACCGAAGCTTCAATTCATGTAAATACAAGCGGCGTATTTAAGGGGTTTTATAAGGACAAAAACACTGGAATAGGCTGCTTCGGCGCCAGCGGGAAAAATGCCCTGACAAGAATATTGGGCGAGGTGGAATTAAAAGAGCCCGTTTTTAGTAATTTTAATTCCGAGCTTGAATTTTTTACAAAGGATGCTGTAGAACTTTCAAAAGAAATCAAAAATATCGATGTGGCCTATATCGATCCGCCTTATAATCAGCATCCATACGGTTCAAACTATTTTATGCTTAATTTAATTCTTAAAAATAAACTCGATGTTCCTATAAGCAAGGTAAGCGGAATTACCCAAGACTGGAAGCGCTCCGCCTTTAATAAACCTTATCTGGCTTTAAAATCCATGGAAGAAATTATATCATCTCTTGATTCGAAGTATGCAGTTATTTCTTATAATTCGGAGGGCTTTATTTCTTTTGAAGATATGACCGCTATGCTGCAAAAATACGGAGAACTAAAAACCGCCGAAATAAAATACAATACTTTTCGGGGAAGCCGAAATCTTAACAATAGGAACATTCATGTTTCGGAATACTTGTTTGTTTTAAAAAAATAGATTAAAATACCTGTGATGGAAGAACAATTATCTAATTTTAGAATTAAACAGGGCCGCAGCGTTTTTAGTGCGTACAATGGAATCAACTCGTTTTCATTTGCCCTCGTTACAGGAAACACAATCACTCTTTATGCTCTTGCTCTAAAAGCTAACAGTACCGTCATAGGTTTGCTTACAGCCTTTATGTATATGTGCTATTTTACAATTCCTTTAGGCAAGCTGATGGCTCGAAGGTTTACGATTGTAAAAACTTTTGCTTATACTTGGTTTTTGCGTAACGCCTCGCTTTTGCCTATTTTGTTTATTCCGTTTTTTTATTTTAGCGGAGAAAATGAAGCAGCCATCTTTATGCTCTTACTTGCGGTAGCTCTTTTTAACTTTTTCCGCGGAGCCGGAATAGTTGCAAACAATCCGGTCATAAGCCTTTTGGCTCCCGGCAAGGATCGAAATTCTTATATAGTCAAAATCTCATTGACAAATAACTCGGCAGCACTCACAGCCATAATATTTTTAACCGTCTTTTTGTGGTTTTCTCCAAGGCTGGGAATCGATATAGTTTCTACATATAATATAACTGCAATAATAGGAATTATTACGGGCTTTGCCGCTTCTGCTCTTTTACTTAAACTTCCCGATCCCGATTTTGAAAGAAGAATGGAAGCTGTAAAGCAGGCTATGGCGGAAGGAAAAAGCCGAAAGGAAATACGAAAACTGAAACGGGGAAATCAAAATCTTCAAAAGGGTTCTTTTTTTGCCGCCGCTAAGGAAGCCCTTGCAGATAAAAACTTTAAGCTATATATTTTTTCGTTTTTTATAATTCAGTTCGGAATAAGTTTGGCCCGCCCTTTTATAATTGTTTACGGAAGATCAGTTTACGGTATACCCGATAATTTGGTAATTATTTTTTCTCTTGCTTCAACTATGGGCTCCCTTTTGGTCGGTCTTTTAATGCGCCTATTGATAGACAGGATGGGTGCAAAGCCGATGTATGTTATTTTTACAGCTCTCAGTGTTACAGCTCTTATTCCTGCAATTATAGCACCTGCCAGAGATATGCACTTGATTGCCTTTATCTTTTTGATTTTATTTTCGATGATAACCAACATGGGTTTTTCAGCTCAAATGGATGCATCTCAGGCCTACTTCTTCGGGATAGTTCCGTCAAAGTCTTTGATGGATTTGAGTATGCTCAATTTTTTTGTTATGGGTATTACAGGTGCTCTTGGTTCAATCTTAGGCGGCCGCATTTTGGATATGCTGCAAACTTCAGGTTTTTCCAATTTGAGCATGTACCGTTTATTTTTTTCGGGCGTTATAATCTGCATCCTTTTTGGAATGATTTTTCAGATTAAGCTTTTAAACCTCGGAGGCCGCCTTGTAAAGGATGCTCTTGCAGTTATTTTTTCGCCGCGAGACATGAAGGCTTTAAACCTTTTGTATAAACTGGATTCGAGTGAGAGCCTTCAAACGGAAGAAAAAATTTTACATGAACTTACGGCAACAGCTTCTCAAGAATCGGCCGACAAGTTAAATCAATATATGAAGTCTCCTCGCTTTTCGATAAGATATTCTGCAATGAAGTCGCTAAATTCCTTAGAAAAACTTTCGGCAAAAAATAGGGAATCTCTTTTAGAAGAATTGAATAAGGGAGAATTTACTACGGCCGCTCTTGCTGCTAAAACTCTTGCCCATTTTAATGTTTACCAAGCTGTCGAACCTTTGAGAAAAGCCATTGAAAGTGAAGATTATATTTTGGCAGGGGAAGCGATGATTGCTCTTGCACGTCTTAAAGATGAGGCTTCTCAATTTAAAATTTATCAAATCCTATCGGGAACACAAAATCCCAAAATTCTGCTTTCGGGCATTAAGGCTATGGAAACTTATAGGTCGGTAAATTCCATTCCGTTTATAATAGACTTGCTCCGCAGGGAGGGGCTTCCTTCCTTGGTAGAAGATGAGGCTTATTTAAGTTTGGCTTCAATGATGAATGTGGAGGGCGGTTTTTATTTTGCTTATGACCGATTTAAAAATGAAGCGAGGGACACGGGAGTGATTTTTACCGACATGCTGGATGAAGCCTTTGCAAAAAGAAAAAATTCTGATCTTGAATTTAAAAAGATAATTTTAACATTTATAAGCGAGGCTTCAAACGATACAGAATTTATAAAATGGTTTTTGGATTTAGCGGAAGAATTTTTAGGCATGAACACTGCTCTTCTTTTGAGCGTTATAATGGATGTCGATATGGTTACAAATAAGTCCTTTAGATTTTTCTTGTGCTATTGGGCCGTGTCGATTTTTAAGGAACCGAAATTGGCAGCAATTTAAAAGATAATTAGATGGAGGTAGGATATGAATGAGGTTATTGAGAATATGCTCACTCGTGTGAGTGTGCGTAAGTTTACGGCAGACAGGGTCGAAGACGAAAAGCTTAAAACAATTGTAGAATGTGCTAAGGCTTCTCCGACTGGTAAAAACAGGCAGATGAGAAAATTTACCGTTGTGCATAATAGGGAGAAAATACAGGAACTTGCAAGGGCCGTTTCTTCCGTGCTTGATATTCCGAATTATCGAATCTATGATTGTGATGCTTTGATACTGATCAGCTTTGAAGAGGATGACCGCTTCGGTTACTGCGATTCTTCGGTTGCAATTCAAAATATTTATCTTGCGGCTCATGCCTTGGGATTGGGGTCAGTCTGGATAAATCAGCTGAGGGAAAAATGTAATTCGCCCGAAATAAGGCGCGTTTTAGATTCTTTTAATATTCCTAAAAATCATGTTGTCTGCGGAATATCCGCTATCGGTTATCCTGCTGAACATCCCGAACCTAAAACACGTACCGAACCTGTAGAATTCATAAATTAAAAGAATAAAAAAAGACCGGATAGAATGTTTCTATGCCGGTCTTTTATATTAACTAAAACTATTTAATAGTTTTTAAAAATTGCCTGTAGGTTTTACATAGGGGAGATAATCTCCGTAACCTTCTTTTTCCATTTTATCGTAAGGGATAAAGCGTAAGGCTGCACCGTTTATGCAGTATCTTAAACCGCCTGCTTCTGCTGGGCCGTCATCGAAGACATGACCTAGGTGAGCTCCACCTGTTTTTGAAACAACCTCGGTGCGGTTCATGCCGTGGCTTCTGTCTTCCAAATATTGAAGAGCCTGAGTTGTAATGGCCTTCGTAAATGAAGGCCAGCCGCAGCCTGCGTCATACTTGTTTAATGAAGAAAAAAGAGGTTTCCCTGTTGTGATGTCAACATAAATTCCTTCAGCATCGAATTTATCGTACTCGCTTGTAAAAGGTCTTTCGGTTGCTTTTTCTTGAGTAACGGAAAACTGTATTGCCGTTAAAGAGTTTTTTAATTCTTCTTTTGACGGCAGCTTGAATTTACTTTCATCATAGAGCGGGGTAAGGGCTAGGGTTAAGTCTATGTGGCAATAGCCGCCGGGATTTTTTTCAAGATAGTCTTGATGATAATCTTCTGCAAGAATAAAATGACGCAGTTTTTCTACCTCAACAACAATCGGCCTTGAATATTTTTTTTGCATAAATTTAATAAAACTTTGTATTTCTCTAATCATAGAATCATCTACATAGTAAATACCTGTTCTATATTGGCGGCCTGCATCGTTTCCCTGTTTGTTTAAGGATGTTGGGTCGATTACTCTAAAATAGTGTGCAAGTAACTCCTGCAAACTTACTACAGATGCATCATAAACTATTTTTACTGTTTCGGCGTGGTCACTGCTGTGCAGTCCCTTGTAGTTTGCAGAATCGCTCTTACCGTTTGCATAGCCCGTGTCCGTTTCTTTTACTCCGGGTATTTGTCTAAAATATCCTTCAACGCCCCAAAAGCATCCGCCTGCAAGATATATCTCTCTAATCATTCCTTTTCCTCCGATAGATAGTTTTTGTTCTGCCTGAGCCTTTGTACACGATAAAAATAAAACTATCGAAAATACAAGACTCACCGGCAATATAATCTTTTTGTTTTTCATATCTAATTCCTCTCGAAAAAAATGTACTTCTTTTTTTTATACAAAACAAGAGGTTTCAATAATAAAATTTATTTTCTTGTTTTTTTGTCTGCCGCTTTTTTCTTTATGGTTCTAATAAGACGGGTTGCTGATGTAGAAATGATTAGTCCGATGGATATGGCTATGGCGATAAAAGCGGCTTGAACTCCTTCGCTCACTCCTTTTTCTAACCTATCAGTAACAAAGAAGAGCATGGTTTTATAAACCTTAAACCCGGGAACCAAGGGAATAGTACCTATAACGATAAAGCATGTAACCGGTGTCTTTTGAAGTACTGCAAACCAATCCGCTAAGAGACCTACTGCTAAGGCTCCTGCCAAGGTTGCAAATATATAGTTGACTCCCATGTTCTGAAAAAATATTAAGACCGTCCAAGAGACGCTTCCGCACAGGGCGCTTAAAACTGTATTTTGCTTCGGAACCGAAAACAAAAAACAAAAACAAAAACTTGCGATAAAGGATGCTATTGCATGTATGTAGAGCGGCATTATATTCCTCCAAAAAGAGAGTAAGCGAAAAGAACGGAACCTATACCGAAGGCGATTGCGACTGCGATGAGTACAGCCTCACAGGTACGGGCTATTCCCGAAATTAAATCTCCCAAAATAAAATCCCGTATACCTGAAGTAAAAGCAACGCCCGGTACCAAGGATAAAACGGCTCCCACTATTATCATGTCAAGATTTTTTACAAAACCTACATGATAAAAAAAGATGGTTATTATGCCGACAAAAAAGCCCGCTATAAAATTTCCTAAAAATACCGTTTTAGAAAACCGGGTAATTCTATCATTTAAGAAAACGGCAGCAAAGGTTGCAAGAAATGTAACGATAAAATCATTTACCGTTCCGCCGAGAAGTACTGAGAAAACTCCGCAGCCTATTCCGGCTGTAGTCAATATAAGCCAATAGGGATAGCCTTTTTCTGCATCAATCTTTTTTAGAATATCTAGAGCATCGGCTTCGGGTACCTTGCCTTGGGTAAAGTTTCTTGAAAATTCGTTTACCAATGAAATTTTTTTTATATTGCTGCCTCGGCTCTTGATATTTTTAATATAAGTGGTGCCTTCTTTTTTATCGTCGCCTATCATGATTACGGTGGGGCTTATAAAAACGGCTATGTCGTTAATACCTCGAGAAGCACATATTCTTAAAATTGTTTCTTCTGTTCTATGCATCTCGGCTCCATTTTTTATTAGAAGCTCTCCTGCTGCTAAGGCGATTCTAAAAATTGAAACCGCTTTTTTTTCTTCTTCCATTATTTTCCTCAATCGTGTTAAAATCTTGAATTAAAATATAGCACAGGAGATTGAAAAAAACAAGTAAGCCAGTGTTATGTGATGGTAATAGCTCTTGCTATTTATACGGTAAGACTTAACCGATAAAACTTAAATTAAAGACAGTACTTTATTTAATGAGTATTTTATGATATAATCATTCAAATATGGATTATTATGTAGTTCAGGTCAGTACAGGTAAAGAAAAGAATTTTATCGATGATGCGGAATTTAAAAATAAATTTAAAGAGCTTTCTTATTCTATAGTTTTTCCTCAAAGAATTTTAAAGATAAGAAAGGCCGGTAAGGTAACGGAGAAGAAGCTGCCTGTTTTTG
This genomic window contains:
- a CDS encoding Fic family protein, giving the protein MSYEPPFKITSKAINLISQISADIERFKIRLEQEDGVRLRKINRMKTIQGSLAIEGNTLTEEQVTALIEGKHIIAPIREVQEVKNAIKVYEKCMSFDPYNEKDLLKAHGILTMGLLDNPGHFRKGGVCIAGKNGISHIAPPADRVPFLMSDLFDWLRTSDYHPLIKSCVFHYEFEFIHPFEDGNGRMGRLWHSRILADWNPIFIHLSIENMILKNQAAYYKALEKSTDENDSGIFIDFMLEIIVKTIKNNRKKGTVNETVNETVNETVNMILKYLKENPEISYEQLAEKLGKSRATISRKISELKKAGIIKRIGADKNGYWQILDEKL
- a CDS encoding nitroreductase family protein, producing the protein MNEVIENMLTRVSVRKFTADRVEDEKLKTIVECAKASPTGKNRQMRKFTVVHNREKIQELARAVSSVLDIPNYRIYDCDALILISFEEDDRFGYCDSSVAIQNIYLAAHALGLGSVWINQLREKCNSPEIRRVLDSFNIPKNHVVCGISAIGYPAEHPEPKTRTEPVEFIN
- the msrB gene encoding peptide-methionine (R)-S-oxide reductase MsrB — its product is MKNKKIILPVSLVFSIVLFLSCTKAQAEQKLSIGGKGMIREIYLAGGCFWGVEGYFRQIPGVKETDTGYANGKSDSANYKGLHSSDHAETVKIVYDASVVSLQELLAHYFRVIDPTSLNKQGNDAGRQYRTGIYYVDDSMIREIQSFIKFMQKKYSRPIVVEVEKLRHFILAEDYHQDYLEKNPGGYCHIDLTLALTPLYDESKFKLPSKEELKNSLTAIQFSVTQEKATERPFTSEYDKFDAEGIYVDITTGKPLFSSLNKYDAGCGWPSFTKAITTQALQYLEDRSHGMNRTEVVSKTGGAHLGHVFDDGPAEAGGLRYCINGAALRFIPYDKMEKEGYGDYLPYVKPTGNF
- a CDS encoding DNA adenine methylase; this translates as MKEQQEENKEFLTTQIITYLGNKRTLIDKIEEEVKLISKNLNKEKLICADLFSGSGIVARMLKKYASKIIVNDLESYSYVINSCYLTNKEEYPKKLCGQLRKEIISSCSDKKIPGVITENYAPKNDNKIEKGERVFYTHQNALLIDTYRNLIDKIIREENLKRFFLAPLITEASIHVNTSGVFKGFYKDKNTGIGCFGASGKNALTRILGEVELKEPVFSNFNSELEFFTKDAVELSKEIKNIDVAYIDPPYNQHPYGSNYFMLNLILKNKLDVPISKVSGITQDWKRSAFNKPYLALKSMEEIISSLDSKYAVISYNSEGFISFEDMTAMLQKYGELKTAEIKYNTFRGSRNLNNRNIHVSEYLFVLKK
- the pepF gene encoding oligoendopeptidase F gives rise to the protein MKNSTTPKRSEIAQSDKWNIELLFKNEEEWEAALASITEGGKEILKYKEAFSKPETIDAATLLACLKASTGVDRIAEKVGNYAFLQKSSNEGDPENIKRLGKYMMTVTELSAATSWLMPSIMEIPEEKIRSWIDPSSPTGKDFADFKVSLEKTLHLKPHTLSDKEEKILSLLSEPHGTPSQAFSVLTNVDFDFGTITTKEGDVKLTQSSYSKFMQNPDRALREKAYKQLYGTYGAHKNTIASLYTGQVQQNVALAKIRGYGSAREKSLYVDKVPTAVYDNLVDTIHKNLKPLHKFYGMLKKHLGVKELRHYDVYMPLVSEVKKVTPYNEAVDIITEALKPLGEEYVKTIRDGLLNGWVDKYENEGKRSGAFSAGGYDSVPYILMNYKEDVIRDLFTLVHEGGHSMHSWYSVRNNPYPCYHYTIFEAEVASTFNEELLFRHMIKNTTDPKMKAYLLSVRASDILATLYRQTMFAEYEKITHALVESGTPLIVENLRSEYKKLLELYFGPEMVFEDVSDLEGMRIPHFYRAFYVYKYATGISASMALAERVCSGGDKEREDYFKFLKSGGSRYPIESLKLAGVDMASPAPVQAACDNFAKIVDELEKALEELKK
- a CDS encoding MFS transporter, with the translated sequence MEEQLSNFRIKQGRSVFSAYNGINSFSFALVTGNTITLYALALKANSTVIGLLTAFMYMCYFTIPLGKLMARRFTIVKTFAYTWFLRNASLLPILFIPFFYFSGENEAAIFMLLLAVALFNFFRGAGIVANNPVISLLAPGKDRNSYIVKISLTNNSAALTAIIFLTVFLWFSPRLGIDIVSTYNITAIIGIITGFAASALLLKLPDPDFERRMEAVKQAMAEGKSRKEIRKLKRGNQNLQKGSFFAAAKEALADKNFKLYIFSFFIIQFGISLARPFIIVYGRSVYGIPDNLVIIFSLASTMGSLLVGLLMRLLIDRMGAKPMYVIFTALSVTALIPAIIAPARDMHLIAFIFLILFSMITNMGFSAQMDASQAYFFGIVPSKSLMDLSMLNFFVMGITGALGSILGGRILDMLQTSGFSNLSMYRLFFSGVIICILFGMIFQIKLLNLGGRLVKDALAVIFSPRDMKALNLLYKLDSSESLQTEEKILHELTATASQESADKLNQYMKSPRFSIRYSAMKSLNSLEKLSAKNRESLLEELNKGEFTTAALAAKTLAHFNVYQAVEPLRKAIESEDYILAGEAMIALARLKDEASQFKIYQILSGTQNPKILLSGIKAMETYRSVNSIPFIIDLLRREGLPSLVEDEAYLSLASMMNVEGGFYFAYDRFKNEARDTGVIFTDMLDEAFAKRKNSDLEFKKIILTFISEASNDTEFIKWFLDLAEEFLGMNTALLLSVIMDVDMVTNKSFRFFLCYWAVSIFKEPKLAAI
- a CDS encoding threonine/serine exporter family protein yields the protein MEEEKKAVSIFRIALAAGELLIKNGAEMHRTEETILRICASRGINDIAVFISPTVIMIGDDKKEGTTYIKNIKSRGSNIKKISLVNEFSRNFTQGKVPEADALDILKKIDAEKGYPYWLILTTAGIGCGVFSVLLGGTVNDFIVTFLATFAAVFLNDRITRFSKTVFLGNFIAGFFVGIITIFFYHVGFVKNLDMIIVGAVLSLVPGVAFTSGIRDFILGDLISGIARTCEAVLIAVAIAFGIGSVLFAYSLFGGI
- a CDS encoding threonine/serine exporter family protein, which gives rise to MPLYIHAIASFIASFCFCFLFSVPKQNTVLSALCGSVSWTVLIFFQNMGVNYIFATLAGALAVGLLADWFAVLQKTPVTCFIVIGTIPLVPGFKVYKTMLFFVTDRLEKGVSEGVQAAFIAIAISIGLIISTSATRLIRTIKKKAADKKTRK
- a CDS encoding M28 family peptidase, with translation MIQENEDSLLNSDLFKAFLKKDLNRCDFISQWLNANKVPHSIVNLAQKKHIIIKYPAQFYDKNFKMKTLVAHYDRAPNTQGANDNSASCFILMNFAKKLCAYTKTHNIKIIFTDGEEAGAAGLREQGAYTLGMGLKKLKMDEDDIFVFDMCGRGDTLILSRSGIFGRDKEKTKRLDELHKRAGLLAQKACPNQWLSMLTAYSDNAGFIAAGLCAQVITVLPREEAATLLRYLPQEKEGYPLSSLPQKKTSVLNSQNKTQNKTAMSELTDMVIKNQKPPQGSPFEKIIPFTWQLMHTADDKIETLTNEAFSLTEKYLKALTDNYR